A portion of the Malassezia japonica chromosome 3, complete sequence genome contains these proteins:
- a CDS encoding uncharacterized protein (COG:D; BUSCO:EOG09260W8D; EggNog:ENOG503NYKG), with product MPLDADSAVHGALCPRIAVLSSGDVGEIARRNGAQHIAQVLRPFERCVENIAVRTSQLAARTRASFPVRFDALDAFLVPKDLFARGALEHFLDTVQAHLRSHAQQLDGDQPIASLVPPPEPERAAWEKQVRSIPPWCADIAAYLYRYRPICAFDGFSHPTAMLLVVSSSNPDPMNAFAQLYEESSTSSVFRSQPHVEGDVLRSYLVLHDASAPNADLRRSEALLDEVKRTYGLQCALLTINSATEPVDSVVARVQAEWDTPDLRHVPPSSTPPGAALSVDDVQRIEAYVRELVVKSLVPYLERTVQQLNEQVGSSRRGLTGRLLGAGRKLFSTRTTTPSAPPASGWDAERGTYPATALASQTRRLADLAMHTCDYKLAAEMYDTARRDYEQDRAMSYVGASTELLCLARLLSGSSDGVPLLFSSACDAYLLDAAGRLYALRATFLYSDVQRTLDHGAQVAAALRRAAAFTDEVLRGVVLELAALAYLCMPHPHVRKSAATMLQSAEQFDACGQKAFALRCYMLAAPYYEDEHWPAITDRVLTKLAAQAHNSGQGGAALEYAVKLLYTTPRTEKEDKAHVEQLVNVYEFAKTQDEITLPTPLWDVAECTVQPEHDPSGAWAHLYPSLAHALHKKHVSQAGEGEAITVRLQATNPLHTPVTLSDLRLAFADAAKPLDAAHVSVDAPPSIALGPRESRSIDVPVRIAACGTFGLCAIHYRLEGVPVRQAMEKYGKRLQATKAQRITPTYAPDTTLQVHVRQDLPRLTTTVEGPHTAYVGESISLRIAVRSEGAAVSEIQVACKEPYASFGPAGGPVGETTPVPAALATPAPHRVQQALAPQEHTEVQCTVPLLDAGETTIEWLFVYQNAHGETFSCSARHSLDVRTLLRASTSVRTVQGASLAYLVALDVQNEDEEAVTIAGVSMLSTQWKAAHAAEALTLAPGERSTMATRIDRASTPTDATLPHALGAIGPLVGRSDFADVEAAALNLHCTAVQGAGASMPLDAYVAQRSALRMKSLEHDYEFLPEPVRRRAFLLLESHEADLLVHWTRPAAQGCLLLYGTHIGLRADVPGDVARLESLARPTTTTRAMYAATTQEQQRRIERLLMSPLAAIPPPVSLEVHAPVAKYEGESVQLAPVTLRLRNESTWPLAYTLRLLPASIRPAAAQAIAPWIGRTVQRGTLAPWHTETLSAHVAITSAGGGQ from the exons atgccgctcgacgcggacagcgcggtgcacggcgcgctgtgccCACGCATCGCGGTGCTGAGCAGCGGGGATGTTGGAGAGATCGCGCGGAGGAATGGCGCACAACACATTGCCCAGGTATTGCGCCCGTTTGAGCGCTGCGTCGAGAATa tcgccgtgcgcacttcgcagctcgcggcgcgcacacGCGCTTCGTTTCCGGTGCGCttcgacgcgctggacgcgTTCCTTGTGCCTAAGGATTTGTTTGCGAGGGGGGCACTCGAGCACTTTCTCGACACGGTCCAGGCGCACCTCCGCTCGCAcgcccagcagctcgacggcgaccagcccatcgcctcgctcgTCCCTCCGCCGGAGCCGGAGCGGGCGGCGTGGGAGAAGCAGGTGCGGTCGATTCCGCCGTGGTGCGCGGACATTGCCGCGTACCTCTACCGCTACCGCCCCATTTGCGCGTTTGACGGATTCTCGCATCCCACGGCGatgctgctcgtcgtctCGTCCAGCAATCCGGACCCGATGAATGCATTTGCGCAGCTCTACGAAGAGTCGAGCACAAGCTCCGTGTTCCGGTCGCAGCCGCacgtcgagggcgacgtCCTGCGCTCGTACCTCGTTCTGCACGACGCATCCGCGCCAAACGCGGACCTACGCCgctccgaggcgctcctggaCGAGGTGAAAAGGACGTATGGGCTGCAGTGCGCGCTCCTCACGATCAACTCGGCGACCGAGCCGGTGGATAgcgtcgtggcgcgcgtgcaggcCGAGTGGGATACGCCGGACCTGCGCCACGTTCCGCCGTCCAGCACaccgccgggcgcggcgctcagcgtggacgacgtgcagcgAATCGAGGCGTAcgtccgcgagctcgtggtCAAGAGCCTCGTGCCgtacctcgagcgcaccgtCCAGCAGCTCAACGAGCAGGTGGGCAGCtcacgccgcggcctgACCGGCCGCCTGCTTGGCGCAGGCCGCAAACTGTTTAGCACGCGAACCACGACGCCGTCTGCGCCCCCGGCCAGCGGATGGGACGCAGAAAGAGGCACCTACCCTGCtacggcgctcgcgtcgcagacacggcgcctcgcggaccTCGCGATGCATACCTGCGACTACAAACTCGCGGCAGAGATGTACGACACGGCCCGCCGCGACTACGAGCAGGACAGGGCTATGTCGTATGTCGGCGCATCCACCGAGCTCTTGTGCCTTGCACGCCTGCTGagcggcagcagcgacggcgtgccgctcttgttctcctcggcgtgcgacgcgtacTTGCTCGACGCAGCCGGGCGTCTgtacgcgctgcgcgcgacatTCCTGTATAgcgacgtgcagcgcacgctcgaccaCGGTGCACAGGTCGCtgcagcgctgcggcgtgctgcagcgtttaccgacgaggtgctgcgcggcgtcgtgctcgagctcgcggcgcttgcgtaCCTGTGCATGCCCCACCCCCACGTCCgcaagagcgccgcgacaaTGCTCCAGAGCGCCGAGCAGTTTGACGCGTGCGGGCAAAAGGCgtttgcgctgcgctgctacatgctcgccgcgccATACTACGAGGACGAGCACTGGCCGGCGATCACCGATCGCGTGCTCACCAAGCTCGCCGCACAGGCGCACAACAGCGGCCagggcggtgcggcgcttgAGTACGCGGTCAAGCTCCTGTACACCACGCCACGCACGGAAAAGGAGGACAAGGCgcatgtcgagcagctcgtcaaCGTGTACGAGTTTGCTAAGACCCAGGACGAAATCACGCTCCCGACGCCGCTCTGGGACGTGGCCGAGTGCACGGTCCAGCCTGAGCACGATCCAAGCGGCGCATGGGCGCACCTCTATccgtcgctcgcgcatgcgctgcatAAGAAGCACGTCTCTCAAGCaggcgagggcgaggcgatTACCGTGCGTCTGCAGGCCACCAATCCGCTCCATACCCCTGTCACGCTCTCGGACCTGAGGCTGGCATTTGCGGACGCCGCAAAGCCCCTCGATGCCGCACATGTCTCGGTCGACGCCCCGCCGAGCATCGCACTGGGCCCGCGCGagtcgcgctcgatcgACGTCCCGGTGCGCatcgctgcgtgcggcacCTTTGGCCTCTGCGCGATCCACTACCGGCTCGAgggcgtgccggtgcgccaGGCGATGGAAAAGTACGGCAAGCGCTTGCAAGCAaccaaggcgcagcgcatcacGCCGACGTATGCGCCCGATACCACGCTCCAAGTGCACGTCCGCCAAGACCTGCCGCGCTTGACGACTACCGTCGAAGGGCCACACACGGCGTACGTCGGCGAGTCGATCTCGCTGCGTAttgccgtgcgcagcgagggTGCGGCCGTGTCCGAGATCCAGGTGGCTTGCAAGGAGCCGTACGCCAGCTTTGGGCCGGCCGGTGGGCCTGTGGGCGAGACGACGCCGGTGCCAGCCGccctcgcgacgccggcgccgcaccgcgtccagcaggcgcttgcgccgcaggagCACACCGAAGTGCAGTGCACCGTGCCGCTCCTTGACGCGGGCGAGACGACAATCGAGTGGCTCTTTGTATACCAGAATGCACACGGAGAGACGTTttcgtgctcggcacggcactcgctcgacgtgcgcacaTTGCTGCGTGCTTCGacgtcggtgcgcacggtccAAGGCGCATCACTCGCCTacctcgtcgccctcgacgtccagaacgaggacgaggaggcggtcACCATTGCGGGCGTGTCGATGCTCAGCACGCAATGGAAAGCCGCACATGCTGCCGAGGCACTCACACTTGCGCctggcgagcgcagcacaATGGCAACGCGCATCGACCGTGCCTCCACGCCAAcggacgcgacgctgccgcaCGCCCTTGGCGCCATCGGGCCGCTTGTTGGCCGCTCCGACTttgccgacgtcgaggccgcTGCACTCAATCTGCACTGCACTGCAGTgcaaggcgccggcgcatcgatgccgctcgatgcgtacgtcgcgcagcgcagcgccttgcgcatgAAATCACTCGAGCACGACTACGAGTTCCTGCCCGagcccgtgcgccgccgggcgtTTCTGCTCCTCGAGTCGCACGAGGCCGACTTGTTGGTACACTGgacgcgcccggcggcccAGGGCTGCCTCCTTCTCTACGGGACACACATTGGCCTGCGTGCAGACGTACCGGGtgacgtcgcgcgcctggagtcgctcgcgcggccAACGACGACTACACGCGCCATGTACGCTGCGACGACgcaggagcagcagcggcgcattgAGCGTCTGCTCATGTCGCCCCTCGCCGCGATTCCCCCGCCGgtctcgctcgaggtgcaTGCGCCGGTTGCCAAGTACGAGGGAGAAAG CGTCCAACTCGCGCCAGTCACGCTTCGTTTGCGCAACGAGTCGACGTGGCCTCTGGCCTATACGCTGCGCCTCCTTCCCGCCAGTATCCGCCCTGCAGCGGCACAGGCAATTGCGCCGTGGATCGGGCGCACGGTACAGCGCGGGACGCTCGCCCCATGGCACACCGAGACGCTctcggcgcacgtcgcgatCACCTCGGCTG gcggcggtcAATAA
- the asa1 gene encoding Astra associated protein 1 Asa1 (EggNog:ENOG503NYG7; COG:S), protein MAPLWAAPAPCWVVRHHAPSAVHSVAFANAGAYLVAGDAKGRVSVTSMTDYRPRLFWDAHKDTVLRADAWGGYLVTVEVNALNYCAYDMALRDAASLTGWLAVPHTLESAWIDIYALPQRRRVRDSVGRLAVLGRGMERPPIVMGVRLTLLGSTLYLVAGYEDGSVQAWTMTAGDDGSLSPPELLWSHRPHTESVMALCLTPDERTVVSVGADQRVVQIALAENAQPQTTTMQRPGHACVAVRSDARTMAVGGWDGGVRVFSLPAMDLLATLAYHKDGVNGVAYIRRGNVHTLALPADDSSDEEGPALPRHLLAAGSKDGRISLWDVPFTKDDAMPALRAP, encoded by the exons ATGGCCCCTTTatgggcggcgccggcgccgtgctggGTCGTGCGGCATCATGCCCCGTCGGCGGTGCACTCGGTCGCGTTTGCCAACGCAGGAGCGTACCTCGTTGCTGGCGATGCAAAGGGTCGCGTATCGGTGACGAGCATGACCGACTACCGCCCCCGCCTTTTTTGGGACGCCCACAAAGATACGGTGCTTCGCGCAGACGCGTGGGGCGGCTACCTCGTCAC CGTCGAGGTGAACGCGCTCAACTACTGTGCCTACGACATGGCCCTGCGCGATGCCGCCTCGCTCACAGGCTGGCTCGCCGTGCCCCATACCCTCGAGTCGGCATGGATCGATATCTATGCGCTGCCCCAGCGCCGGCGTGTGCGAGACTCGGTAGGGCGgctcgcggtgctcggccgcggcatgGAACGCCCGCCGATCGTGATGGGCGTGCGGCTTACTCTGCTCGGCAGCACGCTGTACCTCGTCGCGGGCTACGAAGACGGAAGCGTCCAAGCCTGGACGATgacggccggcgacgacggcagCCTAAGCCCCCCTGAACTCCTCTGGTCGCATCGGCCGCATACCGAATCGGTCATGGCGCTGTGCCTCACGCcggacgagcgcacggtcgtgtctgtcggcgccgaccagcgcgtcgtgcagaTCGCCCTCGCAGAAAACGCACAGCCTCAAACGACCACGATGCAGCGCCCGGGCCATGCATGTGTCGCCGTCCGATCCGACGCACGGACCATGGCGGTCGGCGGCTGggacggcggcgtgcgcgtcttTTCGCTGCCAGCCATGGACCTTCTTGCAACGCTCGCATACCACAAAGACGGCGTGAATGGCGTCGCGTATATCCGCCGCGGAAATGTACATACACTCGCGCTGCCTGCCGACGACAGCAGCGACGAAGAGGGGCCGGCGCTGCCCCGCCACCTGCTGGCCGCAGGAAGCAAGGACGGACGCATATCGCTCTGGGACGTGCCCTTTACCAAGGACGATGCTATGCCTGCACTACGAGCACCGTAG
- a CDS encoding uncharacterized protein (EggNog:ENOG503P2BY; COG:A): protein MEAKDILANIAFTTSGALVDCVDKKVIVILRDGRKLIGILRSYDQFANLLLHETIERVYLGNRYGDIPKGLYIIRGENVVLLGELDLEKEDEVPASVASAIPPAAVPKLLEACAVESDAKEKWEKQRAAILRRECGFSGEGAEGDSY, encoded by the exons ATGGAGGCCAAAGACATTCTGGCGAATATCGCCTTTACCACGTCGGGTGCGCTCGTTGACTGTGTGGACA AAAAAGTGATCGTTATCCTGCGCGATGGCCGCAAGCTGATCGGCATCCTGCGGTCGTACGACCAGTTTG CCAATCTCCTCCTGCACGAGACGATCGAGCGTGTGTACTTGGGAAACAGGTACGGCGATATCCCCAAGGGTCTGTACATTATCCGTGGCGAGAACgtcgtgctcctcggcgagctcgacctcgaAAAGGAAGACGAGGTGCccgcgtcggtcgcctCTGCCATACCCCCCGCGGCTGTGCCGAAACTGCTGGAAGCGTGCGCCGTGGAGAGCGACGCGAAGGAAAAGTGGGagaagcagcgcgccgcgatccTCCGGCGAGAGTGCGGCTTCTCTGGCGAAGGTGCCGAAGGCGATAGCTACTAA
- a CDS encoding protein-histidine N-methyltransferase (EggNog:ENOG503NYCQ; COG:S), translating to MAFTFGFHESDGADAGDAEPEQGIPLQAAKQINAAQLRELLPEKLSFSPIEVPFGSSFLRLARRDLFDVRFQLLNDEESAQGVADTHTDLIPGVYEGGLKTWECSLDLVATLAERLPSYHAEDASWPSGRHIVELGCGTAVPTCFLFRTLFSTQPSDRPTVLDLCDYNEEVLSLVVYPNLLLNWFFSAGGPGHGRSVEAGDLEIDHDLLTQFEQELQARQIQLRFFSGAWDSLDLSLPGQSRAEIVLSSETVYAIPSLSPLCRVLQDICWPTSSNTSNASVAAKTTLCLIAAKVLYFGVGGGVRAFCDAVAARHGWTAAVRENRSGVGRVVLSTGFP from the exons ATGGCCTTCACGTTTGGGTTTCACGAGAGCGACGGGGCGGACGCCGGTgacgccgagcccgagcaGGGTATTCCTCTGCAGGCAGCAAAGCAAATCAATGCGGCACAGCTT cgcgagctccttcCTGAAAAGCTGTCGTTCTCGCCGATCGAGGTGCCGTTCGGCTCGTCGTTCCTAAggcttgcgcgccgcgatctGTTTGACGTGCGCTTCCAGCTGCTGAACGACGAAGAGAGTGCGCAAGGTGTTGCAGATACGCATACCGACCTCATCCCCGGCGTGTACGAAGGCGGGCTCAAGACATGGGAGTGCTCGCTCGACTTGGTcgccacgctcgccgagcgcctcccGTCGTACCATGCCGAGGATGCTAGCTGGCCCTCGGGCCGGCACattgtcgagctcggctgTGGGACGGCAGTGCCAACGTGTTTCCTGTTCCGCACGCTCTTTTCTACGCAGCCCTCGGACCGCCCGACGGTGCTGGATCTGTGCGACTATAACGAGGAGGTGCTTTCTCTG GTCGTCTATCCCAATCTTCTCCTGAACTGGTTCTTCTCTGCGGGCGGCCCCGGTCACGGCCGGTcggtcgaggcgggcgACTTGGAGATCGACCACGACCTCTTGACGCAGTTTGAGCAAGAGCTGCAAGCGCGCCAAATTCAACTGCGCTTCTTCTCCGGCGCATGGGACTCGCTTGACCTCTCGCTCCCCGGCCAGTCTCGCGCCGAGATTGTGCTGAGCAGTGAGACGGTCTACGCGATCCCCAGTCTCTCCCCCTTGTGCCGTGTGTTGCAAGACATTTGCTGGCCGACCTCCTCCAATACCTCTAATGCCAGCGTCGCCGCAAAGACCACGCTGTGTCTCATCGCTGCCAAGGTGCTCTATTTTGgagtcggcggcggcgtgcgtgcttTTTGCGATGCGGTCGCAGCCAGGCACGGGTGgacggcggccgtgcgagAGAACAGGTCGGGCGTAGGCCGTGTGGTGTTGAGCACCGGTTTTCCGTAG
- the ubc8 gene encoding E2 ubiquitin-conjugating enzyme (EggNog:ENOG503NUH5; COG:O; BUSCO:EOG09264Z1B) produces MMRTGGTPRAGTNAHHTSPKRRIEMDVMKLLMSDYEITLVDDNMQDFHVQFKGPSESMCGVETDAAPYEDGVWRIHVELPEQYPYKSPSIGFVNKIFHPNIDEVSGSVCLDVINQTWSPMFDCINIFESFLPQLLRYPNPTDPLNGEAAALLMNDPDAYDRKVRQCVAQYASKTAGAAADADADEENDDAEMSDVGSISD; encoded by the exons ATGATGCGTACCGGTGGTACACCACGCGCAGGGACAAATGCCCACCACACGAGTCCCAAGCGCCGTATCGAGATGGACGTGATGAAACT ccTCATGTCCGACTATGAGATTACCTTGGTGGATGACAATATGCAGGACTTCCATGTGCAGTTCAAAGGACCCTCGGAAAGTATGTGTGGCGTAGAgactgacgcagctccGTATGAAGACGGCGTGTGGCGTATCCATGTCGAGCTCCCGGAACAATACCCGTACAAGTCGCCCTCGATTGGATTCGTGAACAAGATCTTTCATCCGAACATTGACGAGGTGTCCGGTTCAGTGTGCCTGGACGTCATCAACCAGACATGGTCGCCCATGTTTGACTGTATCAACATCTTTGAATCGTTTTTGCCTCAACTCCTCCGATACCCCAACCCTACGGACCCACTgaacggcgaggcggccgcaTTGCTGATGAACGACCCAGATGCATACGACCGCAAAGTGCGTCAATGCGTCGCGCAGTACGCGAGCAAaacggcgggcgccgcagccgatGCGGACGCCGACGAAGAAAATGACGACGCCGAAATGAGCGACGTAGGAAGTATCTCGGATTAA